One window of the Ictidomys tridecemlineatus isolate mIctTri1 chromosome 11, mIctTri1.hap1, whole genome shotgun sequence genome contains the following:
- the S100a11 gene encoding protein S100-A11 gives MPYPTETERCIESLIAVFQKYAGKDGNSSTISKGEFLSFMHTELAAFTKNQKDPGVLDRMMKKLDLNSDGQLDFQEFLNLIGGLAVACHESFMKSAQPQKRM, from the exons ATGCCCTACCCCACAGAGACTGAGCGGTGCATCGAGTCCCTGATTGCCGTTTTCCAGAAGTATGCTGGGAAGGATGGGAACAGCAGCACCATCTCCAAGGGGGAGTTCCTGAGCTTCATGCATACGGAACTGGCTGCCTTCACAAAG AACCAGAAGGATCCTGGTGTCCTTGACCGCATGATGAAGAAGCTGGACCTCAACAGTGATGGACAACTAGATTTCCAAGAATTTCTCAACCTCATTGGTGGCTTAGCCGTGGCTTGCCATGAATCCTTCATGAAATCTGCCCAACCCCAGAAGCGAATGTGA